In a genomic window of Balaenoptera ricei isolate mBalRic1 chromosome 3, mBalRic1.hap2, whole genome shotgun sequence:
- the ZCCHC10 gene encoding zinc finger CCHC domain-containing protein 10, giving the protein MATPMHRLIARRQAEANKQHVRCQKCLEFGHWTYECTGKRKYLHRPSRTAELKKALKEKENRLLLQQSIGETNVERKTKKKRSKSVTSSSSNSSDSSASDSSSESEETSTSSSSEDSDSDESSSSSSSSASSTSSSSSSDSDSDSSSSSSSSSSTNSSSEDEPPKKKKKK; this is encoded by the exons TGAAGCAAATAAACAACATGTAAGATGTCAGAAATGCTTGGAATTTGGGCATTGGACTTATGAATgcacaggaaaaagaaagtacCTACATAGGCCTTCAAGAACAGCAGAACTAAAgaaagctttaaaagaaaaagaaaacagattattATTACAACAAAG CATTGGAGAAACTAATGTAGAAAgaaagaccaagaaaaaaag GTCTAAGAGTGTAACCAGTTCCAGTAGCAACAGCAGTGACAGTTCAGCCAGTGATTCTTCATCAGAGAGTGAAGAGACCTCTACCTCATCCTCCTCAGAGGACAGTGACTCTGATGAAAGCTCCTCCAGTTCATCATCTTCAGCCTCCTCCACAAGCTCTTCCTCGTCCTCCGATTCAGACTCAGATTCCAGCTCttccagtagcagcagcagcagcacaaaTAGTAGCTCTGAGGATGAACcaccaaagaagaagaaaaagaaatag